Genomic DNA from Paenibacillus donghaensis:
TGATGCTGCTGCCTGAAGGGTTTCAGCTGGAGGCTTACAAGGCGGTATTTCAGAATTCGAAGATCTACAGCGGATATATGAATACGCTCTTCTATGTGATTGTAGGAACGCTGCTCAATCTTCTGATGACCTCATTGGCTGCTTATGGCCTGTCCCGGATGGATCTGTACGGCAGAAAAACGCTGATGAAGCTGATCACCTTTACGATGTTTTTTGGCGGGGGGATGATCCCAACCTTCTTGCTGGTTCAGAATCTGGGGCTGGTGGATACCCGCTGGGCGATCATTATCCCGGGGGCAATCAGTACCTTCTATTTCCTGATTATGAAGACGAGCTTCGAGAGCCTGCCGATCAGCCTTATCGAGTCCGCCAAGCTGGACGGTGCTAATGATTTCCGGATTCTGTTCCGTATTGTGCTTCCCTTGTCCAAATCGATCCTTGCCGTGATGACCTTGTATTATGCTGTGGATCACTGGAATGACTATATCGGTCCGATGCTGTATCTGCGCAGTCAAGACCTGTATCCGATTCAGATTGTGATGCGGGATATTCTAATCAGCAGCAGTACGGAATCGATGGGGGCAGGAGCAGATACAGGGTTCGCGATTGGCGAGAACATCAAATACGCCACCATTATTATCTCCACGCTGCCGATCATGCTGGTCTATCCGTTTATCCAAAAATATTTTGTTCAAGGTGCTCTAATCGGCGCTGTGAAACAATAAAAACACTACTTATACGGAGGCGAATAACGTTGAAAAGAAAAATAGGGGTTATGATGTTATCTTCCATGATGCTTGCAGGACTGCTCTCGGGATGTTCAGGTAATTCAGAGAATGGGGCAGGTAAGAATACAGCCTCATCAGATCCGGAGAGCACTCCTGAAGCCGCATTGACAGAAATTCCGCTCCCAATCACCACAGAGCCGCTGACCATTGAATACTGGCGGGCCAATGACGCCAAGCTGACGGCGTCGATGGAGACTTTTGCCGGGATGGCGAGTTATAAGAAGAAAGAAGAGCTTACAGGCATTAAGGTTAATTTCACTCACCCTCCGCTGGGGCAACAGAAGGATCAGTTCAATCTGCTGGTAGCTACGAAGGAACTGCCGGATGTTATCTATTATAACTGGGCAGACGCAGTAGGCGGTCCGGAGAAAATGATTGAAGACGGGCGTATCATCCGTTTGAACGAGCTGGTAGACCAATATGCGCCGAACCTTAAGAAGATTATTGAGTCCGATCCCGAAGTCCGAAAACAAATTACCCTGGATGACGGCACGATCTATATGTTCCCGCTGATGAAGCTGGATGCGCTCAAATTGAATGCGACCTCCGGTCTGATTATGAGGCAGGATTGGCTGGACAAGCTGGCGCTGAAGGCGCCAACGACCATCGATGAATGGTATACGGTTCTGAAAGCGTTTAAAGAGAAGGACCCGAATGGCAACGGCAAGGCAGACGAGCTTCCGTTCACCGGTAACTGGGGACCTGGCGATTTAACGAAGCTGAATGATTTCGCGCCTGCTTTTGGAGTGATCGGCGGATTCCAGATGAACGGCGACAAGGTTGAATTCGGGCCGCTGCAGCCAGGGTACCGAAGCTACCTGGAGACCATGTCCAAATGGTATGCAGAAGGCTTGATTGATCCGGAAATTATGACCAATGACGGCAAAGCCTTCGATTACAAGGTAACCAATAATCTGGCCGGTGCCTATCAAGGCGGCGTGTTCAGCGGGATGGGCAAATATCTCAATCTGATGAAAGACGAGGATCCGAACTTTAACCTGACAGGTGTTCCGTGGGCGGTTTCTCCGAATGGTACAGCTTATGCAACATTTAACATGAACGCCAAGGTGCTGACCTACGGGGAAGCCATCACCGCCAGTGCCGACAAGGATCAGCTTAAATATATCGTGCAATGGATGGATTTCAACTACAGCCCGCAGGGCAGTGACCTGTTCAACTTCGGGATTGAAGGCGAAAGTTATGTGAAGGAAGGCGAAGCCATCAAGTTCACAGATACCATCATTAATAATCCGCAAGGCTTGACTTATGATCAGGCGCTGGCTTCTTATGCGCTCTCTATCATGGACGGTCCGATTAATCAGGATAGCCGCTATCTGGACGCGCTGCTGTTTAACGAAGGGCAGAAGCAAGCCAATACTGTCTGGATGAAGGCCAGCTCGGACCTGACTCTTCCTCCGATCCGGTTGACGATGGATGAAGCCAGCAAGAGCACATCCATTATGAGCCAGGTCAACACCTATCTGAACGAGACGATGACCGCAATCATTAGCGGACAGAAGCCGCTTACCGAATACGATAAGATGGTCACTACGATTCAGGGAATGGGCATTGATGAAGTAATTAAGGTTCATCAGGCAGCCTATGTACGTTATTTGGCCAAATAGCAGATAACTCTGCGGAGACACTACCCTGAATCTCCATAGTTATGATATACCTATTATATCAATGGAAATAAGGGAGTGTCCCCGCATGAAGCTGTACCGGAATTTAAGCATCAAATCCAAGGTCTTCCTGATGATTATTCTAATCATGATTCTGATCATAACACTTGCCTTCAGCTCGCTGTATTATGCCTATTCGGTCTATGATCGGCAGCTGTACAACAAGTCCTACCGGCTGCTCAATTTGTCATCGACAACTGTTGATCTGGAACTTAAGAAACTGGAAGCGGTCTCATTGGCGATTATTGCTGATCGACAAATCCAGAAGTCGCTCAAGGATCTGCTTAATGAGGATGCCGACTACTCGGCGTATCTCACCCGGCAGACGATTGTGGATCGATTATGGTCTCATATCAGTATGGCTGAGCGTTATGTGCAATCCGTGCAGTTGATTGATTCTAAGGGCAAAGTCAATCGTTACGGGGAAACGATTACAATCCCTGAGGATAAATATGCAAGGATGATTGATGCTGCCCATGAGGGGGGCGGGGCGGTCCGCTGGCTATATCCCGACGATGTTGACCCGATGCTGATTATGGTGCGGGAAGTGCGGAGCTATGAGCCTATGACACTGGAGAAGATTGGGATCTTGTACCTGCGCATCAATATCGAGAGGTTGGCTCAGGATTACGCCGGTGTTGCCTCGGAGGACAGTGATATTATCCTGAAATCAGGCCAGGAGCTGGTCTATCCCTACGGAAAAGTATTGCCTTCTGTAGCCGCCGCCTTACAGCCTCTGAACGCGGGGGATGGTTACGAAATCAAGGAAATGAATGGAGACATCGCTTTTGTATCGCAGAAGCATTCTTCCTATACCGGATGGACCTATTATAATTTTGTTCGCTATAATGATATTTTTGAGAAGACTGTGTGGCTGAAGAATACGATGATTGTTGTCTTTGTGCTGGCGATCGTGATTGTGTGCGCGCTGGGCATGGGCTTCGCCCGTAATCTGACCAAGCCGATCAGGCTGCTGATCAGCCAGATGAAAGAGGTGCAATATGGTGATCTGGACCATATGGACAGTCATTTGTCTGCCCCGGCCATTCAACAGATGGATGAGGTTGGGCTGCTGCAGCGCACCTTCCGTCTGATGATCGCCCGCATCAACACCTTGATCAAGGAGAATTATGCGAATCAGCTGGTAATTAAAGAGACGGAATTCAAAGCGCTGCAGGCTCAGATCAACCCCCATTTCTTGTACAACACGCTGGATTCCATCCATTGGCTGGCTAAAAAAAGTAAACATACCCAGATTTCAAGCATGGTGATTTCACTAGGCTATCTGCTGCGCTCATCGATTAGCCTGAAGCAGAATGTGATCACGGTGGCTGAAGAGCTTGAGATTGTCAAACATTATATTACCATTCAGAAGCACCGATTTCAGCACCGCCTTGATTTTCATATGAATGTCCCTGAGACCTTTTATGGAGTCTCTCTTCCCAAGCTGACGCTGCAGCCTTTACTGGAGAATGCAATCCAATATGGAGTCGAGACGATGATTGAGCCGTGCAGGATTACCCTGTCTGCAGAACTGATGGACGATAAATTTGCGCTTATCGTAGAGGACCTTGGTCCGGGCATGGAAGAAGAATTCCTGCAGCGGGTGCTCAGAGGAGAAGTTCAGACCAGGGGAACGGGAATCGGGTTGTTGAACATTCGGGACCGGATTCAGCTGGCATTCGGAGAAGATTATGGCATACGGGTTGAGAGCGTAGCGGGGGCTTGGACCAGAGTGATTGTTCTTCTGCCGTTTCCTCAGGAGGTGTAGCAGATGTGGAGATGGGCGTTGAAATTTGCAGTGATCTGTCTACTTTCTATTCTTGGCGGTTGTGCGGGACGTACAGAAAGCGGGCTGCACCAGACAGGAGCGGAGCAGGTCAACCTGAGGATCGCTTGGTGGGGCAACGAGTACAGGAACAATGCCACGATCCAGGTCATCCAGAGGTATGAGGAACAGAATCCGCATGTGAACATCGAATATGATTACAGCGCTTTTAATGAGTATTGGAAAAAGCTAGCTCCCAGTGCTGCCGGAAACGTCCTGCCGGATATTATACAGATGGATCTGTCGTATCTGTCCGAATATGGAACGCTTGGTTTGCTGGAGGATCTGTCCCCTTATGTGGACAACGGTTGGATTGATACCGGCAGTATCAGTGATGACAAGCTTGCCGGAGGCAAGCTGGGTGAGCAGCTGTATGGAGTTACACTTGGGCTGAATGCCTTGTTCAGCATGTATGATCCCGAAGTGCTCAAGGCTTATGGACTCCAGCCTCCGGATGCCTCTTGGACTTGGGACGATCTGGAAACCATGGGTCAGAAGCTGAAGGGAACAGGAATCTATCTGGGAACCTATTTGACGCCGGAGCAATTCTTCGCTTATTCCCTGAGGCAGCAGGGAGTATCACTGTTCACCAAGGATGGGAGCAGTCTGGGTTATCAGGACGATGGGCTGTTTGTCGAATATTTCGGCAGAATGCAGCGCCTGATGCAAGATAAGCTGCTGTTTGAGCCTGACATCTGGACGCAGGATATCAATGACCCGGATGAAGACCCATTTTACAAAGGGCAAGCGTTGTTTGGCTGGGGTTATTCCAACCAATTTATCAGTACCGTGCAGCGGTATGGCAAACCGTTGGCTATTGCGCCGATGCCGGGGCCTCACAATGAGCGGGGGCTCTTTCTGAAGCCAAGTATGTTCTTCTCCGTTGCCAAGAACTCGAAGCATAAGGAGGAGGCAGCCCGCTTCATCAATTTCTTCGTCAATGATTTGGAGGCCAACAAGCTCCTGAAGGGTGAGCGCGGCGTCCCGGTGTCATCGGCAATCAAGGAACAGCTCATGCCTTTCGTAGAGCCGGAGCTTGCTCAGGTGTTTGATTATGTGGAATGGGTTGAGCAGCACAGCAGTCCGATGGACCCGCCAGGACCGATAGGCACCGCAGAAGTGACAAGTGTCCTTCGTGAAATTTATGATCTGATTATGTTCAACAAAATGACACCACAGAAGGCAGCTGAGGAATTTCGGCTGCGGGCTAACGGGATTTTGTCACAGAATCTACAATGAATGTAGTATAAGAGTCGGTGCACGCAGCCGCTGTGGCTATCCTGTCACGGATCAAGGATGATGGCACCGTTACCGTGTAGTCTCTAATTCACACAGGGGTTGTTTCAGAAGCCGTGATGGCTGCTGGAACAACTCTTTTTGTGTGACAGACGGATATCGGCTAATGAATCTATAGGCTCCACGCTATTAATTATCTTTCTCTTTCTCATCGAATGGGATGCCCCCAGCGACATATGAACCAAAGCACAACTTTTGCCTGACGCTATAAGCTGGCCCTGGCCAATTAGATGCGCTAAGGCATCTAATTTCGGCCGAAACTAACATTTGGCTTGAATTAGCTGCTGGAAGCCCGCTTCATTCACTCCTCTTCCCCATGGTTACCTACCTCTTAGGTCTCGCGAGAAGTTAGAGGGTTGTCATGGAACGTTCTGAAGTAAATAGATGCGAAACTGCAACTAAATTTGTCCGATTCGTTCGCCAGCGGGTGATTAAGTGCGAATGTGCAACTAATTTCGAGTAAATCTGGCTCCATACGCTCCAAACCCTAAATTAGATGCCTTTTAGCACTTATTTCCTCCAAAACTAAAAAAATACACCAATTAGTTGCACTTTCGCAACTAAATTAATGGTTCGACTCATGAATCACTAAGGGGGCGTTTGGTAGGGATCGAAGTAACACCACCCGGAGCTATCCAGCGAACAAAAGCTTTGAGCCTCTCCACTTTGCAGAGCAAAGCAAGGAGGCTCAAGGGCGGGCTTATCCCCAACCGTACTCTCCCTGTCCGCTGCCGCAGCAGAATTCCACCTGGGTTTTTCGGGAGTCCAGAGGGCAGCGCCCTTGGAGCCCTCCCTTGGAAGGGAGGGTTTGGGAGGGATCGAAAAGGTTTTAGGAAAGGGGTCTGGGATACCCCCTCTTCACTCCATATAAATCTCCACAATCGCCATCTTGCGATCGCGGGCAAGGTCAAGAAACTGGCCTTCGCTCTGCACAAGCGGGCGGAACACGTCCAGCGGGTTGTTCATCACAATGATGCCCAGGTCGCCGGTGCTCAGCAATACACGTTTGCCGATGAAGTTCGGCATCAGATGCTGGATAAAGGCCTGCACCGGCTTGCCGTTCAGCTTGCCGAAGCTGAGGTTGTTAATCTCGCGCAGCACGGTGATCAGCTCCTGCTTGGACTGGTAGACACGCTCCGAGGTCATGGCGCTGTAAATATCGGCCACGGCAGCGATCTGGGCATAAGGGTGAATCTGTGAGCCTGTGAGCCGGTTCGGATAGCCGGAGCCATCCTCGCGTTCATGATGCTGCAGGGCAACGAGCGCGGTGAAAGGGTCCTGCATCGAATTGCTGATAATTTCATAGCCGTACTGAGTATGTAGTTGAATCTCGGTGAATTCATGCGGGGTCAGCTTGCCGGGCTTATTCAGAAGTGCAGGGGAGATCCGGCATTTGCCGATGTCGATCAGATAGCCGGCCCGGCCAATATCGTAGCATTCCTGCTTGGAGTATCCCAGCCAGGTAGCCAGGTAATAGGATAACATGCCGACCTGTAAGGAATGATTATAGGTGTAGTTATCCTCGCGGTCCAGCAGCAGCAGAAGTGAAACGACATCCTTGTGCTTGTCCAGGGACTGCAGCGATGGCTGAAGAATATCATCAACCGCGGATTGGCTGAAGCTGCCCTTCATAAGCGCTTCCATATAGAGCGATTCGAACCCGTCCATCATGTTATCCAGGCTTGAAGCTACCTCCTGTATGATCACGGGTCTGCTCACGGGAGCAGGGGGTTCATCTTCAATGTCCACATAATCGACACCATGCAGCATAAGCTTGGCAATCTCGTCGATCTGGAGCTGTGATCCCTTGGGGAGGACATGAAGACCTCTGGAACTAAAGGTGTCCGATTTCAGGGAATTCCCGGGCTTTAGGTCCGAAACGTGTACTCTCAATGCTATGGCCACCTTATATACCGATTTTATCCAGAATATCAAGAAAACGCAGGATATTCAATGGTCTTAGAATACTGTTTGTAGTCTCAAGCCAACGGAATAATCTGCTCGGAAACACCCCACTCGGCTGAGCTTTCGCCAATATCCTTTTTCCACACGGGAACGGTCTGCTTCAATTGTTCAATGGCATAACGGCTGGCTTCATAGCATGTATCTCTGTGAGGGGCGGAAACGGCGATTACCACGCTGGCCTCCTTCAGGCCAACGACTCCGATCCGGTGGGCAATGGCGCAGCTGGCGTTCCAGCGTTCGCGGACCTCATGCCCGATGGTCTGCAGCTTAGACAGCGCCATCGGCACATATGCTTCGTACTGCAGCGCCGTAGTGCGCTGCTGGCCGGTCATCTCGCGTGTGGTGCCGACGAACAGCAGGGAAGCGCCATGATTGACATCCAGCACCTGCTCCAGCAAGGCTTCTGCGTTCAGCGGCAGTTCAGTGATGCTGTACAGGCCATCGGGCGTAGCTTCGACTACAGCCGGTTCGCCTCCCGAGACCGGGGGAATCAAGGCCACCTCTGCCGCTGCGGTAATAACGGTATCCTCAGGTGCGTATTCATGATCAACAGCAACCAGAGAGACCTTGATCTGCGAGGCGGCAGCGGGATAAGCGGCGGAGAGCAGCTCCTTCAGCCTGCCGGCAGTTAGTGGCGCCCTGTCATCAGCATGAAAGGGCAGAGCAGAAGCACCCATTACTTCAGCCAGGCCGGCGAAAAGACGAATGGTAAGTTGCATAATGGTCACCTCGTTAGGAGAAATGGGAAACGCGTCGATATGCTATAATGTCTTGCAAATAATGACTACAATATACCATAATGAGCCTGAAAATGTTATGCTAGGCTCTATAAGATCATGCACCAGCCGCTGCAAGGCAAGCGGCACAACAGGCAGGAGGAATGTTGCGTATGGGGCATGTGCCGAACAGCTTGACCCTACTGCACACCAATGATATACATAGCCATTTCGAGATGATGAGTCCGCTGGCGCAAGAGATCGGGGCACAGCGTGAAGCAGCCGGTGAAGAGCCGGTGCTGCTGCTGGATATCGGCGACCATATGGACCGTGCCGCCGTGGAGACGGAAGGCACCATGGGCCAGGCCAACATCGACATGATTAATCTGACTGCGTATGATGCAGTGACGATCGGCAACAATGAAGGACTGACCTTTACCCCGGAAATGCTGGCGTTGGCTTATTCGGGACTGCTCTGTCCGGTCGTCTGCTGCAATTTCGTGGAGAAGGCAACCGGCAGACCTCCGAAGTGGATGAAAAGGCATGTCATTCTGGAGAAGCAAGGAATCAAGATCGGGATTACAGGGGCTACTGCAGTGTTCGCATCATTCTATGAACTGCTTGGCTGGGACGCCCTCGATCCTGAAGCTGAACTACAGAAGCAGTGCCGGCTGCTGGCTCCTCAGGTGGATATATTGATTGTTCTTTCCCACCTGGGGCTGCCTTCCGACCGTATGCTGGCTGAGCGGCTTGAAGGCGTACATGCCATCTTGGGCGGACATACCCATCATGTGCTGGAAGAGCCGCTGATGATTAACGGGACTGCGGTGTGCGGTGCCGGTAAATTCGGCCGCTATCTGGGACAGCTGCGTTTCGGGCGGGAACAGGAAGGGGCTTCTTTCAGGTTTCTCTCAGGCGGATGCATTACGGTAGATCCGGCACTACGGGATACACTGATTGCACCGGCAGCGGCGATACATCTGGAGCGCGGACGTGAAGTGCTGCAGGAGACGGTGGCAATTATAGACCGTGCACTGCCGCTGGATGTTCAGGGCGAATCGCCCTTTGGCAACCTGCTCGCACAGGCTGTGCGCCGTTTTACAGGCAGTCCGCTAGCTCTGGTCAACACGGGACAGCTGCTGGGCCCGCTGCCTGCGGGCACCGTTACAACCGGGATGCTGCATGGCTTATGCCCTTCACCGATTAATCCCTGCATTGTCAAGCTGACTGGGCTTGATATCCGCACAGCGCTGGAACAGAGCGTTACTGCAGAATTTCGCGACAAGGCCATCTACGGGTATGGGTTCCGCGGACATATCCTGGGCAGCCTGGCGGTCGACGGACTAAAGATCTTGTACGATCCAAAGGCCATACCGTATGATAACAGTATGACCATTTGGATCGGTGGGGACAGGCTGGAGGATGAACGCGAGTACAACGTGGGCACGCTCGATATGTTCACTTTCCGAGCGGGATATGAGAGCATTGCCAATGGGCGGGAAGCCTTGTTTCTGCTGCCTCATTTCCTGCGGGATTTGCTGCGGATGGAACTGCAGACCCCCGGCAGTCTGGAGCAGTGTGAGATTCGGCGGTGGGAGGCTGTCACGCCTTAACTGAATGTCTACCGTATTATTCAGAATCACTATTGTGTAGTTGGAATGGATCACTAATCAGGAGGAACATATGGACACTATCACAGCAATTATTCTGGCCATTGTGGAAGGCATTACCGAATTTATTCCGGTATCTTCTACAGGCCACATGATATTGACAAGCAAGCTGCTGGGCTATAACGAGCAGGATTCAATTATGAAGACTTATGAGATCGTGATTCAATTGGGAGCGATCCTGGCCATTGCGCTGGTCTACCGCCAGCGGGTGCTTAACTTGTTTGGAATCGGGCGCAGCAGCCGGGGAAGAGGCGGTGTGATGCCAGCTTCGCGGCTGAATCTGATTCATGTATTCCTGGGGATTGCCCCTGCACTTATTGTGGCATTCTTTGCCCGCGATTTCATCAAAAGCCTCTTCGGAGCGACTACCGTCCTCTGGGCCCTGGTGGCCGGGGGGATATTGATGATTGTCGCGGAATGGTTTAACCGCCGGAAGATCCGCATCACCGCACATGAGCTGGATGACCTGTCGTATGGACAGGCGCTGGCGATTGGCCTCTATCAGATTATCTCTGTGCTCTGGCCGGGCTTCTCGCGTTCCGGCTCCACGATCTCGGGCGGGATGCTGAGCGGGGTCAGCTACAAGGCTTCCGCCGATTTCTCCTTTCTGATTGCCATTCCGATCATGTGTGCGGCTTCGGGATATGAACTGCTTGATTCCTACCGTTATTTCACCAGTGAGACCATCGGTGATTTCGTCATCGGATTCCTGGTATCTTTCGTAGTGGCTTACGGTGTGGTACTCTTGTTCATGAAATTAATTCAGAAGATCCGCCTGACTCACTTCGCGATCTACCGCTTCATTCTTGCCGCGGTATTCTGGTTGTTCATTATGAATTAATCAAGTGCCAGA
This window encodes:
- a CDS encoding carbohydrate ABC transporter permease; the protein is MRRSPGERIFDCFNVLLLGMVMIISLYPLLYVLNSSVSDPNQLLRSRSLMLLPEGFQLEAYKAVFQNSKIYSGYMNTLFYVIVGTLLNLLMTSLAAYGLSRMDLYGRKTLMKLITFTMFFGGGMIPTFLLVQNLGLVDTRWAIIIPGAISTFYFLIMKTSFESLPISLIESAKLDGANDFRILFRIVLPLSKSILAVMTLYYAVDHWNDYIGPMLYLRSQDLYPIQIVMRDILISSSTESMGAGADTGFAIGENIKYATIIISTLPIMLVYPFIQKYFVQGALIGAVKQ
- a CDS encoding bifunctional metallophosphatase/5'-nucleotidase, whose product is MGHVPNSLTLLHTNDIHSHFEMMSPLAQEIGAQREAAGEEPVLLLDIGDHMDRAAVETEGTMGQANIDMINLTAYDAVTIGNNEGLTFTPEMLALAYSGLLCPVVCCNFVEKATGRPPKWMKRHVILEKQGIKIGITGATAVFASFYELLGWDALDPEAELQKQCRLLAPQVDILIVLSHLGLPSDRMLAERLEGVHAILGGHTHHVLEEPLMINGTAVCGAGKFGRYLGQLRFGREQEGASFRFLSGGCITVDPALRDTLIAPAAAIHLERGREVLQETVAIIDRALPLDVQGESPFGNLLAQAVRRFTGSPLALVNTGQLLGPLPAGTVTTGMLHGLCPSPINPCIVKLTGLDIRTALEQSVTAEFRDKAIYGYGFRGHILGSLAVDGLKILYDPKAIPYDNSMTIWIGGDRLEDEREYNVGTLDMFTFRAGYESIANGREALFLLPHFLRDLLRMELQTPGSLEQCEIRRWEAVTP
- a CDS encoding ABC transporter substrate-binding protein is translated as MWRWALKFAVICLLSILGGCAGRTESGLHQTGAEQVNLRIAWWGNEYRNNATIQVIQRYEEQNPHVNIEYDYSAFNEYWKKLAPSAAGNVLPDIIQMDLSYLSEYGTLGLLEDLSPYVDNGWIDTGSISDDKLAGGKLGEQLYGVTLGLNALFSMYDPEVLKAYGLQPPDASWTWDDLETMGQKLKGTGIYLGTYLTPEQFFAYSLRQQGVSLFTKDGSSLGYQDDGLFVEYFGRMQRLMQDKLLFEPDIWTQDINDPDEDPFYKGQALFGWGYSNQFISTVQRYGKPLAIAPMPGPHNERGLFLKPSMFFSVAKNSKHKEEAARFINFFVNDLEANKLLKGERGVPVSSAIKEQLMPFVEPELAQVFDYVEWVEQHSSPMDPPGPIGTAEVTSVLREIYDLIMFNKMTPQKAAEEFRLRANGILSQNLQ
- a CDS encoding molybdenum cofactor biosynthesis protein MoaE; its protein translation is MQLTIRLFAGLAEVMGASALPFHADDRAPLTAGRLKELLSAAYPAAASQIKVSLVAVDHEYAPEDTVITAAAEVALIPPVSGGEPAVVEATPDGLYSITELPLNAEALLEQVLDVNHGASLLFVGTTREMTGQQRTTALQYEAYVPMALSKLQTIGHEVRERWNASCAIAHRIGVVGLKEASVVIAVSAPHRDTCYEASRYAIEQLKQTVPVWKKDIGESSAEWGVSEQIIPLA
- a CDS encoding undecaprenyl-diphosphate phosphatase translates to MDTITAIILAIVEGITEFIPVSSTGHMILTSKLLGYNEQDSIMKTYEIVIQLGAILAIALVYRQRVLNLFGIGRSSRGRGGVMPASRLNLIHVFLGIAPALIVAFFARDFIKSLFGATTVLWALVAGGILMIVAEWFNRRKIRITAHELDDLSYGQALAIGLYQIISVLWPGFSRSGSTISGGMLSGVSYKASADFSFLIAIPIMCAASGYELLDSYRYFTSETIGDFVIGFLVSFVVAYGVVLLFMKLIQKIRLTHFAIYRFILAAVFWLFIMN
- a CDS encoding sensor histidine kinase; translation: MKLYRNLSIKSKVFLMIILIMILIITLAFSSLYYAYSVYDRQLYNKSYRLLNLSSTTVDLELKKLEAVSLAIIADRQIQKSLKDLLNEDADYSAYLTRQTIVDRLWSHISMAERYVQSVQLIDSKGKVNRYGETITIPEDKYARMIDAAHEGGGAVRWLYPDDVDPMLIMVREVRSYEPMTLEKIGILYLRINIERLAQDYAGVASEDSDIILKSGQELVYPYGKVLPSVAAALQPLNAGDGYEIKEMNGDIAFVSQKHSSYTGWTYYNFVRYNDIFEKTVWLKNTMIVVFVLAIVIVCALGMGFARNLTKPIRLLISQMKEVQYGDLDHMDSHLSAPAIQQMDEVGLLQRTFRLMIARINTLIKENYANQLVIKETEFKALQAQINPHFLYNTLDSIHWLAKKSKHTQISSMVISLGYLLRSSISLKQNVITVAEELEIVKHYITIQKHRFQHRLDFHMNVPETFYGVSLPKLTLQPLLENAIQYGVETMIEPCRITLSAELMDDKFALIVEDLGPGMEEEFLQRVLRGEVQTRGTGIGLLNIRDRIQLAFGEDYGIRVESVAGAWTRVIVLLPFPQEV
- a CDS encoding HD-GYP domain-containing protein encodes the protein MRVHVSDLKPGNSLKSDTFSSRGLHVLPKGSQLQIDEIAKLMLHGVDYVDIEDEPPAPVSRPVIIQEVASSLDNMMDGFESLYMEALMKGSFSQSAVDDILQPSLQSLDKHKDVVSLLLLLDREDNYTYNHSLQVGMLSYYLATWLGYSKQECYDIGRAGYLIDIGKCRISPALLNKPGKLTPHEFTEIQLHTQYGYEIISNSMQDPFTALVALQHHEREDGSGYPNRLTGSQIHPYAQIAAVADIYSAMTSERVYQSKQELITVLREINNLSFGKLNGKPVQAFIQHLMPNFIGKRVLLSTGDLGIIVMNNPLDVFRPLVQSEGQFLDLARDRKMAIVEIYME
- a CDS encoding extracellular solute-binding protein, producing the protein MKRKIGVMMLSSMMLAGLLSGCSGNSENGAGKNTASSDPESTPEAALTEIPLPITTEPLTIEYWRANDAKLTASMETFAGMASYKKKEELTGIKVNFTHPPLGQQKDQFNLLVATKELPDVIYYNWADAVGGPEKMIEDGRIIRLNELVDQYAPNLKKIIESDPEVRKQITLDDGTIYMFPLMKLDALKLNATSGLIMRQDWLDKLALKAPTTIDEWYTVLKAFKEKDPNGNGKADELPFTGNWGPGDLTKLNDFAPAFGVIGGFQMNGDKVEFGPLQPGYRSYLETMSKWYAEGLIDPEIMTNDGKAFDYKVTNNLAGAYQGGVFSGMGKYLNLMKDEDPNFNLTGVPWAVSPNGTAYATFNMNAKVLTYGEAITASADKDQLKYIVQWMDFNYSPQGSDLFNFGIEGESYVKEGEAIKFTDTIINNPQGLTYDQALASYALSIMDGPINQDSRYLDALLFNEGQKQANTVWMKASSDLTLPPIRLTMDEASKSTSIMSQVNTYLNETMTAIISGQKPLTEYDKMVTTIQGMGIDEVIKVHQAAYVRYLAK